One genomic region from Doryrhamphus excisus isolate RoL2022-K1 chromosome 14, RoL_Dexc_1.0, whole genome shotgun sequence encodes:
- the LOC131102139 gene encoding serine/threonine-protein phosphatase PP1-alpha catalytic subunit-like, producing the protein MNSNNGCEINVDEIIGKLLSLKNNRTGKNANLRESEILYLCEKSKEIFMNQSMLLKIQSPIKICGDIHGQYRDLLNLFKIKYPKNIHLLRGNHESASINKIYGFFDECKRRFSIKIWKYFTDTFNCLPISAIISDRILCMHGGISPSLKNLKQIENISRPTEIPDDGLLCDLLWSDPEKNIKGWGENDRGVSITFGSDVLTNFLEETDLDLICRAHQVVDEGYEFFADQRLVTVFSAPNYCGEFDNAGSP; encoded by the exons atgaaCAGCAACAACGGATGCGAAATAAACGTAGACGAAATTATTGGCAAATTActgtctttaaaaaataatagaacaGGAAAAAATGCCAATTTAAGAGAATCTGAGATTTTGTATCTCTGTGAAAAATCTAAAGAAATTTTTATGAACCAATCAATGTTACTAAAAATACAATCTCCTATAAAGATTTGTGGTGATATACACGGTCAATATAGGGATCTTCTTAATTTG tttaaaataaaatatcctaaaaatatacatttattaagAGGAAACCATGAAAGTGCCTCAATTAACAAAATATACGGCTTCTTTGATGAGTGTAAAAGAAGGTTTAGtataaaaatatggaaatattttACAGACACATTCAATTGTTTGCCCATTTCTGCTATAATTAGTGATAGAATATTGTGTATGCACGGAGGAATTTCTCCGTCTTTAAAGAATCTAAAACAGatagaaaatatttcaagaCCGACCGAAATACCGGATGACGGTCTTCTTTGTGATTTATTATGGTCTGATCCGGAGAAAAACATCAAAGGATGGGGAGAAAATGACCGGGGTGTCTCAATTACATTCGGATCGGATGTATTAACAAATTTCCTCGAAGAAACAGATTTAGACTTAATTTGCAGGGCGCATCAAGTTGTTGATGAGGGATACGAGTTTTTTGCTGATCAGAGACTCGTCACAGTTTTTTCAGCACCGAATTATTGCGGAGAATTTGACAATGCCG GCTCACCATAA
- the LOC131102141 gene encoding LOW QUALITY PROTEIN: uncharacterized protein LOC131102141 (The sequence of the model RefSeq protein was modified relative to this genomic sequence to represent the inferred CDS: deleted 2 bases in 1 codon) has protein sequence MDFQMPPPENHKLPDTSETLQISSLALLKMLKHGRAGIPLEVMGLLLGEFVDDFTIKVVDVFSMPQSGSSVTVEDVDPVYQTEMMDLLKMTGRNECVVGWYHSHPGFGCWLSNVDMSTQSSFEQLNKRAVAVVIDPIQSVKGKVVLDAFRLMPNQMNKMTPSDARETTRNIGYYNPPSLVASVHGLNKMYYSFYIEYRKTEMEEKMLLNMNKKSWIDNLTLKKIDKLKKSQKIKSLAENYLKMKEDEKSWTKEELSMYRIGKLDYRKHLLDLCEESSNENTLNKMLTAIHKKILGK, from the exons ATGGACTTTCAAATGCCACCACCAGAGAATCATAAATTGCCCGATACCTCTGAGACATTGCAAATATCTTCTTTGGCTCTTCTTAAAATGTTGAAACATGGTAGAGCAGGTATTCCACTAGAAGTGATGGGTCTTTTATTGGGTGAATTTGTTGATGATTTTACCATTAAAGTAGTGGATGTTTTTTCTATGCCACAAAGTGGCTCATCTGTAACCGTAGAAGATGTCGATCCTGTTTATCAAACAGAAATGATGGATCTCCTAAAAATGACTGGACGAAATGAGTGTGTTGTTGGATGGTATCACTCACATCCGGGATTCGGCTGTTGGCTCAGTAATGTTGACATGTCCACTCAGTCTTCATTCGAACAGTTAAATAAAAGAGCTGTTGCTGTGGTAATTGATCCAATCCAGAGTGTAAAAGGCAAGGTTGTATTAGATGCTTTTCGATTGATGCCTAATCAAATGAATAAG ATGACCCCATCGGATGCTAGAGAAACAACTCGTAACATTGGTTATTACAACCCACCATCTCTTGTTGCAAGTGTACACGGtctcaataaaatgtattactcattctatatagaatatagaaaaaCTGAGATGGAAGAGAAAATGTTacttaatatgaataaaaagaGCTGGATTGATAATTTGACACTCAAGAAAATCGATAAACTCAAAAAGAGTCAGAAAATTAAGAGTTTGGCTGAAAACTATCTAAAAATGAAAGAAGATGAGAAATCATGGACAAAAGAGGAACTTTCAATGTATAGAATAGGAAAATTGGATTATCGAAAGCATTTATTGGACTTGTGTGAAGAATCTTCCAATGAAAATACATTGAACAAGATGCTGACAGCCATTCACAAGAAGATTCTTGGCAAATAA
- the LOC131101795 gene encoding LOW QUALITY PROTEIN: DNA repair protein RAD51 homolog A-like (The sequence of the model RefSeq protein was modified relative to this genomic sequence to represent the inferred CDS: deleted 2 bases in 1 codon; substituted 2 bases at 2 genomic stop codons) — translation MSKNEELFEDEETSHMQEEIHLTTGPISIDDLKNLGIAASDIAKLKEAGYNTVEALAFTPKKQLMTVKGFSEAKAEKILKEAAKLIPMGFSTATTFFQKRKSTIYLSTGSEELDRLLQGGIETGSITEIFXEFRTGKTQLCHTLACXTCQLSKKDGGGGGKSLYIDTEGTFRPERCVAVAERFNLDPDQVLENISYARAYNSDHQSQLLVQAAAMLSESAYSLLIVDSAMALYRTDFSGRGELSARQIHLARFLRMLLRLADEFGVAVVITSQVVASVDGAAAIFNADPKKPVGGHIMAHASTTRLYLRKGRGETRICKIYDSPCLPESEAVFAITNSGIADPDE, via the exons atgtcaaaaaacgaagaGCTCTTCGAAGATGAAGAAACGAGTCACATGCAAGAAGAAATCCATCTAACAACTGGTCCTATATCTATTGATGATTTGAAAAACTTGGGTATAGCAGCGAGTGATATCGCAAAATTAAAAGAAGCCGGCTATAATACAGTAGAAGCTCTAGCTTTCACTCCAAAAAAACAGTTGATGACTGTTAAAGGATTTTCGGAAGCAAAGGCCgaaaaaatactcaaagaaGCAGCCAAACTCATTCCAATGGGGTTCTCCACGGCAACGACCTTCTTTCAAAAACGAAAAAGCACAATCTATTTATCAACAGGGTCTGAAGAACTCGATAGATTGCTACAAGGTGGAATAGAAACTGGTAGTATCACAGAAATATTTTGAGAATTTAGAACAGGTAAAACACAACTTTGTCATACACTTGCATGT TAAACTTGTCAGCTCTCTAAAAAAgatggtggcggtggtggtAAATCTCTATATATTGATACAGAAGGTACTTTCAGGCCAGAGAGATGTGTAGCCGTTGCAGAAAGATTTAATCTAGACCCAGATCAAGTGTTAGAAAACATTTCATATGCTCGTGCATATAACTCTGACCACCAATCACAATTGTTAGTTCAAGCTGCTGCAATGCTCTCTGAATCTGCATATTCTCTTCTAATTGTCGATTCAGCAATGGCACTATACAGAACAGACTTTTCAGGTCGAGGAGAGCTTTCAGCCAGACAAATCCATCTTGCGCGTTTTTTAAGGATGTTGCTACGACTTGCTGATGAGTTTGGTGTTGCTGTAGTTATTACGAGTCAGGTTGTAGCATCTGTAGATGGTGCTGCCGCAATTTTCAACGCGGATCCAAAGAAACCAGTAGGTGGCCATATTATGGCACATGCCAGCACAACACGTCTGTATTTAAGAAAGGGACGCGGTGAAACACGAATATGTAAAATTTATGACTCTCCTTGCCTTCCGGAATCAGAGGCAGTTTTTGCAATTACAAATTCAGGAATTGCAGATCCAGATGAGTAA
- the LOC131102142 gene encoding uncharacterized protein LOC131102142, translating to MPQNYYIEEHIKKHGRRLDFETKKAKALVRSEKKTVALAKGLTGIKAKLFAKKQKTIKAQKKKEIRAQNTKEKIVEKIQSGPLPLYLMDRGIVTKGKDLAHSIKEKRREASAKYSVPIPRIGGISDKEMFNVVTTGKKKSKQWKRMVTKPCFVGDNFTRKIPKQERFIRPMALRFKNAHVSHTDLKATFNLPIISIKTNPHSRLYSSFGVLTRGTIIEVNVSELGIVEQNGRVVWGKYAQITNNPERDGCVNVVLLA from the coding sequence ATGCCACAGAATTATTATATTGAAgaacatataaaaaaacatggtcGTAGATTAGACTTTGAAACTAAGAAAGCAAAGGCACTTGTAAGAAGTGAAAAAAAGACTGTTGCGCTTGCTAAAGGATTAACAGGAATCAAAGCCAAACTATTCGCAAAGAAACAGAAAACTATAAAGgcacagaaaaagaaagaaatacgtGCACAAAATACCAAAGAAAAAATTGTAGAAAAGATACAAAGTGGACCACTTCCACTCTACTTAATGGATAGAGGAATTGTTACAAAAGGAAAGGATCTCGCACATTCGATAAAAGAAAAACGACGAGAGGCCTCTGCTAAATATTCTGTACCTATTCCAAGAATTGGGGGCATTTCTGACAAAGAAATGTTCAATGTTGTAACAACAGGAAAGAAAAAGAGCAAACAATGGAAAAGGATGGTCACCAAACCATGTTTTGTAGGTGATAATTTCACTAGAAAAATTCCAAAACAAGAAAGATTCATTAGACCAATGGCTCTACGTTTCAAAAATGCACACGTATCACATACCGATTTGAAAGCAACTTTTAATTTGCCGATTATCAGTATCAAAACGAATCCGCACTCTCGTCTCTATTCTTCTTTCGGTGTTTTGACACGTGGTACCATCATTGAAGTGAATGTAAGCGAGTTAGGAATTGTAGAACAAAACGGTCGGGTTGTTTGGGGAAAATACGCACAGATTACAAACAATCCTGAAAGAGACGGATGTGTAAATGTCGTTCTTCTCGCATGA